A part of Thiomicrorhabdus sediminis genomic DNA contains:
- a CDS encoding OmpA family protein produces the protein MKSKLLVVAATVSALSLGACTNNPNKTAEEREQERDVITALAAIGGVMAANAAGVDNNVAKVAVGALAGYTARKVYGDVSRDTASDPNTDVSAVKIGNQEYVQVNVKNVNFRSGSATLDPSELQRLQPVLDALRRYPNTRVHIEGHTDSDGSNSFNQQLSENRAKNVAFYLMDNGIYRDRIVTYGYGEERPIADNSTADGKRLNRRVTFLISEI, from the coding sequence ATGAAAAGTAAACTACTAGTTGTTGCGGCTACTGTCTCAGCCTTAAGCCTTGGCGCTTGCACAAACAATCCGAACAAAACTGCTGAAGAGCGTGAACAAGAACGCGATGTGATTACCGCTCTTGCCGCAATCGGTGGTGTGATGGCGGCCAATGCCGCGGGTGTTGACAATAATGTCGCCAAGGTCGCTGTTGGTGCCTTGGCCGGCTATACCGCCCGCAAGGTTTACGGCGATGTTAGCCGTGATACCGCATCCGATCCGAATACCGATGTATCCGCAGTGAAAATCGGCAATCAAGAATATGTACAGGTTAATGTTAAAAACGTCAATTTCCGTTCCGGTTCAGCAACCTTAGACCCGTCTGAACTGCAGCGTTTACAGCCGGTTCTCGATGCTTTGAGACGTTATCCGAATACACGCGTACACATTGAAGGTCATACCGATTCGGACGGTAGCAATAGCTTTAACCAGCAACTTTCCGAAAACCGTGCCAAAAATGTCGCTTTCTATCTGATGGACAACGGTATTTATCGCGATCGCATCGTCACCTACGGTTATGGTGAAGAGCGCCCAATTGCCGATAACAGTACAGCAGACGGCAAGCGTTTGAACCGCCGAGTTACCTTCCTAATCAGCGAAATCTAA
- the mgtE gene encoding magnesium transporter yields MSGNNSIDKAKLADQLLIAVENNNIDHIQDLLSHLVAEEIAEILESSPIKVRQVLWQQIDSDKQGEILTHTNDEVKSNLLETMQPHEIVEIAEDLQTDDIADIAQSLPIHDQKTFLASLNEDDRNAVETALTYPEDTAGGLMSTDFISIRADVSLDVVLRYLRTLGAIPESTSELFVADRDGKYIGSLKLTHLLTHDEDTLVADILDQSLPAIRAFTPEKDVAHLFEKNDLISAAVINENHIILGRITIDDVVDIIREEGEHAQMASAGLDEDEDIFAPAARAAKRRTFWLGINLLTAIFASIVIGLFDASIEKIVALAILMPIIASMGGIAGTQTATIVIRAMATGKLGRSNSRSLLIKETTVGLLNGLIWALLTGTAVFFWFSDWSLSLIFAFALMINLIAAALAGALIPLFLQRMKIDPALASGLMLTTVTDSLGFFVFLGLATIVLL; encoded by the coding sequence ATGTCAGGCAATAACAGCATCGACAAAGCAAAACTCGCCGATCAACTGCTGATTGCTGTAGAAAACAATAATATTGACCATATTCAAGATCTTCTCAGCCACCTGGTTGCCGAAGAAATTGCTGAAATCCTCGAATCATCGCCGATTAAAGTCCGTCAGGTTCTCTGGCAACAGATTGATTCGGATAAGCAAGGGGAAATCCTTACCCATACCAATGATGAGGTAAAAAGCAATCTTCTGGAAACCATGCAACCGCATGAGATTGTCGAGATTGCCGAAGACCTGCAAACCGATGATATCGCCGATATTGCCCAATCCTTACCGATTCACGACCAAAAGACCTTTCTGGCATCCTTAAACGAAGATGACCGAAATGCGGTAGAAACCGCCCTGACCTATCCGGAAGATACCGCCGGTGGTTTGATGAGTACCGACTTTATTTCAATTCGTGCCGATGTTTCACTGGATGTTGTTTTGCGTTATTTGAGAACGCTTGGTGCCATTCCTGAATCCACCAGTGAACTGTTTGTAGCCGACCGTGACGGCAAATATATTGGTAGCCTAAAACTGACGCACTTACTGACTCATGATGAGGATACGCTGGTTGCCGACATTCTCGATCAAAGCCTGCCGGCAATTCGCGCCTTCACTCCCGAGAAAGACGTTGCCCATTTATTTGAAAAAAACGATTTGATTTCCGCTGCAGTCATCAATGAAAACCATATTATCCTCGGTCGAATCACCATCGATGACGTGGTGGACATTATCCGTGAGGAAGGTGAGCACGCGCAAATGGCCAGCGCCGGTTTGGATGAGGACGAAGACATCTTTGCGCCAGCCGCTCGTGCCGCCAAACGCCGTACCTTCTGGCTCGGAATCAATCTGTTAACTGCCATTTTTGCCTCCATTGTGATCGGCCTATTTGACGCCTCCATTGAAAAGATTGTCGCTTTGGCGATTCTTATGCCGATTATCGCCAGCATGGGAGGTATTGCCGGTACACAAACCGCAACCATTGTGATTCGCGCCATGGCAACCGGAAAACTCGGACGAAGCAACAGTCGCTCGCTATTGATCAAAGAAACCACTGTGGGTCTATTAAACGGCTTAATTTGGGCGTTACTAACCGGTACAGCGGTATTTTTCTGGTTTAGCGACTGGAGCCTCAGCCTGATTTTCGCCTTTGCTTTAATGATCAACCTGATTGCTGCCGCGCTGGCAGGAGCCTTGATTCCACTATTTCTGCAACGCATGAAAATTGACCCCGCTTTAGCCTCCGGGCTGATGTTGACGACCGTGACAGACTCATTAGGCTTTTTTGTCTTTTTAGGTTTGGCGACCATTGTCCTGCTCTGA
- the hpf gene encoding ribosome hibernation-promoting factor, HPF/YfiA family: protein MQINITGHHIDVTEALRSYVTEKLSKLSRHFDHVTNVHVILTVEKQSQKAEATVHVSGSDLFAQHDSEDMYASIDGLVDKLDRQIIKHKEKIGSHRQKSGGVKSMSAEA, encoded by the coding sequence ATGCAAATTAATATTACTGGCCACCATATCGATGTTACTGAAGCGCTTCGTTCATACGTGACAGAAAAATTAAGTAAATTATCCCGACATTTTGATCACGTAACCAATGTGCATGTTATTTTGACAGTGGAGAAACAAAGTCAAAAAGCCGAAGCCACAGTCCATGTTTCAGGTTCAGACCTATTTGCTCAACATGATTCTGAAGACATGTATGCCTCGATTGACGGCTTGGTAGATAAGCTAGATCGTCAAATTATCAAACACAAAGAAAAAATCGGCAGCCACCGTCAAAAATCGGGTGGCGTCAAAAGCATGAGTGCTGAAGCCTAA
- the lptB gene encoding LPS export ABC transporter ATP-binding protein: protein MAHFFARSLAKSYKKRQVVTSVDIDVHSGEVIGLLGPNGAGKTTTFYMMTGLVNIDQGHIYIDDKEISYTPIHERAKLGIGYLPQEASVFRKLTVTENIMAILEMRPELDDDQRNAIFENLVDDLQIGHILEQPGQALSGGERRRVEIARALAMEPKFILLDEPFAGVDPISVKDIQHIILHLKDKDIGVLITDHNVRETLGVCDRAYILHAGTILASGTPEEVLGHQDVRRVYLGEDFS, encoded by the coding sequence ATGGCTCATTTTTTTGCACGCTCCTTGGCCAAAAGCTATAAAAAAAGACAAGTGGTCACCTCGGTGGACATTGATGTTCATAGCGGTGAAGTCATCGGTTTATTAGGGCCGAATGGTGCCGGTAAAACCACCACTTTCTATATGATGACCGGCTTGGTCAATATCGATCAAGGGCATATCTACATCGACGATAAAGAGATCTCTTACACGCCGATTCATGAGCGCGCCAAACTTGGCATTGGCTACCTGCCACAAGAGGCTTCGGTATTTCGTAAATTGACTGTGACCGAAAACATTATGGCTATTTTGGAGATGCGTCCGGAACTGGACGACGATCAACGTAACGCTATTTTTGAGAACCTGGTCGATGACCTGCAAATTGGCCATATTCTCGAACAGCCCGGACAGGCTTTATCTGGTGGTGAACGTCGTCGTGTGGAAATTGCCCGCGCCCTGGCGATGGAACCGAAATTCATTTTATTAGATGAACCCTTTGCCGGGGTTGATCCGATTTCGGTCAAAGATATTCAGCATATTATTCTCCACCTTAAAGACAAGGATATCGGCGTTTTGATTACCGATCATAATGTCCGTGAAACACTGGGCGTTTGTGACCGAGCCTATATTTTGCATGCCGGAACCATTCTTGCATCGGGCACTCCAGAAGAAGTTCTTGGCCATCAAGACGTGCGTCGGGTCTATCTTGGTGAAGACTTCAGCTAA
- the lptA gene encoding lipopolysaccharide transport periplasmic protein LptA has protein sequence MTRPATAKHSPTLAFKGIHLLLLVCSWLATPYALAQTDESKQPIEISADSLISNEKSGLSTYRGNVVVKQGKITLNGDTVTVHHPDGELTTVKASGNPARFKRYDEKAQSWMTGEAQQIDYDAVKQTLIMTGQAKAEQPGKHLITGPKLVYDMQQQTLQANSTAEEKQRISVTLNPASKE, from the coding sequence ATGACAAGACCAGCCACCGCCAAACATTCTCCAACCCTTGCATTCAAAGGGATACATTTACTGCTATTAGTTTGCTCCTGGCTAGCAACCCCTTATGCTTTAGCCCAAACCGATGAAAGCAAACAACCGATTGAAATCAGTGCGGATAGCTTGATAAGCAATGAGAAAAGCGGCCTCAGCACCTATCGCGGCAATGTCGTTGTCAAGCAAGGCAAAATAACCCTTAACGGAGATACTGTGACCGTTCACCACCCTGATGGTGAGCTGACCACTGTAAAGGCATCCGGCAACCCGGCGCGTTTTAAGCGTTATGATGAAAAAGCACAAAGCTGGATGACTGGTGAAGCACAACAAATCGACTATGATGCCGTCAAACAAACACTCATCATGACCGGCCAAGCCAAAGCTGAACAACCAGGAAAGCATTTGATTACCGGACCTAAACTGGTTTACGACATGCAACAGCAAACCCTGCAAGCCAACAGTACCGCCGAAGAAAAACAGCGTATTTCCGTTACCTTAAACCCGGCCAGCAAGGAGTAA
- the lptC gene encoding LPS export ABC transporter periplasmic protein LptC translates to MPLSRLRLVIITLLLAAVALWLSKPERSLTTDTQAPLAQLPYSWQTQDTTIWQLQSNTLKAQNIIHSERFTYQNDDKRADFTKPKLWLLDDNSLTQLQSEKGFSLNNQLITFEEQVIITQNRTNNKTDQAQQLQTERLSYNQQTQQLYTDADVTLIQSNGVTTATGLEIDIEAKEYRLLSNVKGLYDVHQTLQTDKTDSK, encoded by the coding sequence ATGCCATTGTCGCGTTTACGCCTAGTTATTATCACCCTTCTACTAGCTGCAGTGGCGCTGTGGCTGAGTAAACCCGAGCGTAGCCTGACAACCGACACTCAAGCCCCTCTTGCTCAATTACCATACAGCTGGCAAACCCAAGACACCACCATTTGGCAATTGCAAAGCAACACGCTAAAAGCACAAAACATCATTCACAGCGAACGCTTTACTTATCAAAATGACGACAAACGCGCGGACTTTACCAAACCGAAACTCTGGTTGCTTGATGACAACAGTCTCACACAGCTGCAATCTGAAAAAGGCTTTAGCTTAAATAACCAGCTCATCACCTTTGAAGAACAGGTCATTATCACCCAGAATCGCACCAATAATAAAACCGATCAAGCACAACAACTACAAACCGAGCGTTTAAGTTATAATCAACAAACACAACAACTCTATACCGATGCCGATGTCACCTTGATTCAAAGCAACGGGGTGACCACAGCGACCGGTTTAGAGATTGATATAGAAGCGAAAGAATACCGTTTACTAAGCAATGTCAAAGGTCTTTATGACGTACATCAGACGCTCCAGACTGACAAAACCGATAGCAAATAA
- a CDS encoding KdsC family phosphatase has translation MQISPEIAEKAKKIKLLILDVDGVLTDNRLYYNDEGVETKTFHTRDGHGMVLLQKSNIDIGIITGRKSQLVAKRMQDLKVKHVYQGVPDKLPTFSKLVEELGLSLDEIAYVGDDILDLPILLRVGLGVAPKNADAEVVSRVDYISKFEGGQGCVREVCEILMRSQGSWQQHMDFFLRDLP, from the coding sequence ATGCAAATCTCGCCTGAAATCGCCGAAAAAGCGAAAAAAATTAAATTATTGATTTTAGATGTCGACGGTGTTCTGACCGATAACCGCCTCTATTACAACGATGAAGGCGTTGAAACCAAAACATTCCATACCCGGGATGGTCATGGCATGGTGTTATTGCAAAAATCGAATATCGATATTGGCATTATCACCGGGCGAAAATCACAACTGGTTGCCAAACGTATGCAAGACCTAAAGGTGAAACATGTCTATCAGGGCGTACCGGACAAGTTACCAACCTTCAGCAAATTGGTTGAAGAGTTGGGATTATCCCTGGATGAGATCGCCTATGTCGGTGACGATATTTTAGACTTACCGATTCTTTTGCGTGTAGGCCTCGGCGTGGCGCCGAAAAATGCCGATGCCGAAGTAGTCTCGCGTGTTGACTACATCTCAAAATTCGAAGGTGGTCAAGGCTGTGTTCGTGAAGTGTGCGAAATCCTGATGCGCTCACAAGGCTCATGGCAGCAACACATGGACTTTTTCCTGCGTGATCTACCCTAA
- a CDS encoding calcium/sodium antiporter yields MATSLLLPSALLLIGLALLVWSSDVFIDGAASTAKHLDISPLVIGVVVLGFGTSMPEVVVSTLASLDGSPGLAIGNAVGSNIANIALVLGVTAIIAPIVVKSSILKRELPVLLIISLGAYALVLDGSLDFHDGIILVITLVATMFWMIRANKTMSITDPLASETQSEIEDIAEMSLKKAISLLLGGLIILMISAKMMVSGAVDIAQFFEVPDVVIGLTIIAIGTSLPELAAAIAAARKNEADLMIGNIVGSNLFNIMAVLAVPALIAPSVLNSDILYIDMPIMLLLTAAMLMMALPRKGRADINRLEGALLVGTFISFLVLLYFRNIAT; encoded by the coding sequence ATGGCTACATCACTGCTACTTCCCAGCGCCCTGTTACTAATCGGTCTAGCACTACTGGTATGGAGCTCTGATGTTTTTATTGATGGAGCGGCCAGCACAGCAAAACACCTAGATATATCACCGCTGGTCATCGGGGTGGTGGTCCTCGGATTCGGAACATCAATGCCTGAAGTAGTCGTTTCCACCCTAGCTTCCCTAGACGGCAGCCCTGGTTTGGCGATAGGTAATGCGGTCGGTTCCAATATCGCCAATATCGCCCTAGTCCTTGGGGTCACCGCCATTATCGCCCCCATCGTCGTCAAATCTTCCATCCTCAAACGTGAACTTCCGGTATTACTTATCATCTCTTTAGGCGCTTACGCACTGGTACTTGACGGCAGCCTGGACTTTCATGACGGCATCATTCTAGTTATCACCCTAGTGGCAACCATGTTTTGGATGATCCGCGCCAACAAAACAATGAGCATCACCGATCCGCTGGCCAGCGAAACCCAAAGTGAAATCGAAGACATTGCCGAAATGAGCCTGAAAAAAGCAATTTCCCTCCTACTTGGCGGTTTAATCATTTTAATGATCAGCGCCAAGATGATGGTCTCCGGCGCGGTGGATATCGCCCAATTCTTCGAGGTGCCGGATGTGGTTATCGGTCTGACCATTATTGCTATAGGTACCAGCTTGCCGGAACTTGCTGCGGCCATTGCAGCGGCGCGCAAAAATGAAGCCGATTTAATGATTGGTAACATCGTCGGTTCCAACCTGTTTAATATCATGGCGGTTCTGGCCGTGCCGGCGTTAATCGCCCCGTCAGTGCTAAATAGCGATATTCTTTATATTGATATGCCGATTATGCTGTTGCTTACCGCAGCCATGTTAATGATGGCTCTACCGCGTAAAGGACGAGCTGACATCAACCGCCTAGAAGGCGCCCTGTTGGTCGGTACCTTTATCTCATTCTTAGTTCTACTTTACTTCCGCAATATTGCGACTTAA
- a CDS encoding ABC transporter ATP-binding protein yields the protein MSDTLIEIKNLSFSRGSRKIFDNVSLKIPRGQVTAIMGPSGTGKTTLLKLIAGQLQPDSGHILVEGQDVHQLSRKKLYALRRKMGMLFQSGALLTDLSVFDNVAFPLREHTKLPESVIYPLVLMKLQAVGLRGAKDLMPAELSGGMSRRVALARGIALDPEMIFYDEPFVGQDPITMGVLVELIRKLNDSLGLTSVVVSHDVDEVLSIADHVCVLSEGRIVAEGNKQQLLEETTGYVNQFIHGLPDGPVPFHYSKDGYAEDMAESAAK from the coding sequence ATGTCTGATACTTTAATTGAAATTAAAAACCTGAGTTTTTCACGAGGCAGTCGCAAGATATTCGATAATGTCAGTTTGAAAATTCCTCGTGGGCAGGTTACCGCGATTATGGGACCGAGTGGAACGGGAAAAACCACCTTGCTGAAATTGATTGCCGGTCAATTGCAGCCCGATAGCGGTCACATATTGGTTGAAGGTCAGGATGTCCACCAACTGTCACGCAAAAAACTGTATGCCTTGCGCCGTAAAATGGGCATGCTATTTCAAAGTGGTGCCTTATTAACCGATTTGTCAGTGTTCGATAATGTCGCTTTCCCGTTGCGTGAACACACAAAATTGCCGGAATCGGTCATCTATCCATTAGTTTTGATGAAATTGCAGGCGGTCGGGTTGCGTGGTGCCAAGGATTTGATGCCTGCCGAACTGTCCGGAGGAATGTCTCGTCGTGTCGCCTTGGCACGCGGTATTGCCTTGGATCCGGAAATGATTTTCTATGATGAGCCTTTTGTCGGTCAAGACCCGATTACGATGGGGGTTTTGGTTGAGTTAATCCGTAAGCTTAATGACAGCCTAGGTCTGACCAGTGTTGTGGTCTCTCACGATGTTGATGAAGTCTTGTCGATTGCCGATCATGTTTGTGTTTTATCCGAAGGGCGAATTGTCGCCGAAGGCAATAAACAGCAGCTGCTGGAAGAAACGACCGGATATGTGAATCAATTCATTCATGGCCTGCCGGATGGCCCGGTGCCGTTTCATTATTCTAAAGACGGTTATGCTGAGGATATGGCTGAGTCCGCCGCTAAATAA
- the mlaE gene encoding lipid asymmetry maintenance ABC transporter permease subunit MlaE translates to MRDIRTNPLLFVQNIGQRAISIVKSSGRAGLFIWGLLPALPYSLWRIDLLVKQVYVTGVLSLPIILTAGLFVGMVLSLQGYNILVDFNSEEAVGSMTALSLLRELGPVVAALLFAGRAGSALTAEIGLMRSTEQISALEMMAVDPIRYIYAPRFMAALIVLPLLAILFIAMGIIGGYMVGVGWLGIDEGAFWSQMNAQVDWREDVINGIIKAIAFGLLIAMVSLFQGHDAMPTSEGVSSATTRTVVHSSLGVLGLDFLLTALMFD, encoded by the coding sequence ATGAGAGACATCCGTACAAATCCGCTATTGTTTGTCCAGAATATTGGTCAAAGAGCTATCTCGATAGTTAAATCATCGGGGCGCGCAGGCTTGTTTATTTGGGGGCTTTTGCCGGCACTGCCTTATTCTTTATGGCGTATCGACCTGTTGGTAAAACAGGTTTATGTCACAGGCGTTTTATCACTGCCGATTATTTTGACGGCCGGCTTGTTTGTAGGCATGGTTTTAAGCCTGCAGGGCTATAATATCTTGGTGGATTTTAATTCAGAGGAAGCGGTCGGTAGTATGACGGCTTTGTCACTGTTGCGAGAGTTGGGGCCGGTGGTTGCGGCACTGTTGTTTGCCGGTCGCGCCGGTTCAGCTTTAACTGCGGAGATCGGTTTGATGCGCTCGACCGAGCAGATTTCCGCATTGGAAATGATGGCGGTTGATCCGATTCGTTATATTTATGCACCGCGTTTTATGGCGGCTTTAATCGTACTGCCGCTATTGGCTATCTTATTTATTGCCATGGGTATTATCGGTGGTTATATGGTCGGTGTCGGTTGGCTGGGTATTGATGAAGGGGCTTTTTGGTCGCAGATGAATGCTCAAGTCGATTGGCGTGAAGATGTGATTAACGGCATTATCAAGGCGATTGCTTTTGGTTTGTTGATCGCAATGGTGTCGTTATTTCAGGGGCATGATGCGATGCCGACATCGGAAGGCGTCAGCAGTGCAACTACCCGAACCGTGGTGCACAGTTCTTTGGGCGTGTTAGGTTTAGACTTCTTGTTAACCGCTCTGATGTTTGATTAA
- the mlaD gene encoding outer membrane lipid asymmetry maintenance protein MlaD — translation MRSQAKVEIWVGLFVLMSIAALTMIAFQVSNFSSWKERPSYQVSALFDNIGGLKVRAPVKISGVVIGRVTDIGVDPVSFKARVTMKIFNEYNELSLDSSASILTSGLLGDQYVGIDIGGDEEYLAEGSQIEFTQSALVLESLISQFLVKFSEGGN, via the coding sequence ATGAGATCTCAGGCAAAAGTTGAAATTTGGGTGGGCTTGTTTGTATTGATGAGCATTGCCGCTTTGACAATGATCGCTTTTCAGGTGAGTAATTTCAGTAGCTGGAAAGAGCGACCAAGTTATCAAGTGAGCGCATTATTTGATAATATCGGCGGCCTTAAAGTACGTGCGCCGGTCAAAATCAGTGGCGTGGTTATCGGTCGTGTCACCGATATTGGGGTCGATCCGGTTTCCTTTAAGGCGCGTGTCACCATGAAAATTTTTAATGAATACAACGAGCTATCGTTGGATAGTTCGGCCTCCATTTTAACGTCAGGGTTATTGGGCGACCAATATGTTGGAATAGATATTGGAGGGGATGAAGAATATTTGGCTGAGGGCAGTCAGATTGAATTCACCCAATCGGCCTTGGTGCTGGAAAGCTTGATCAGCCAATTTCTGGTCAAGTTTAGTGAGGGCGGAAATTAA
- a CDS encoding MlaC/ttg2D family ABC transporter substrate-binding protein produces MYQLMSKISSLLLLSFFALMSFQVSANDEVSQNDPQKMIEGLSNRIISELNTNRERYENSAAEIKVFATEYVLPFIDTPKMARYVLGKHWRSASQTQQEAFVEAFTNTLIRSYSQSLLKLNVESVAVDPAREEKPGRVTVESTVAQSDGNKSQVIYRLYLNKKTQKWMLYDVTVEGISMLLSYRKAYDSDIAKKGLDAVISEMNEKNADFNGQA; encoded by the coding sequence ATGTATCAGTTAATGTCAAAAATATCCTCATTATTGCTGCTGAGTTTTTTCGCGTTAATGAGCTTCCAGGTCAGCGCCAATGATGAGGTGAGCCAAAATGATCCGCAAAAGATGATTGAAGGTTTATCGAACCGAATCATTAGCGAGCTCAATACGAATCGTGAGCGTTATGAAAACAGTGCGGCGGAAATTAAGGTGTTTGCCACAGAATATGTTTTGCCGTTTATTGATACGCCTAAAATGGCGCGCTACGTTTTAGGTAAGCATTGGCGCAGTGCATCGCAAACGCAGCAAGAAGCGTTTGTGGAAGCTTTTACCAACACCTTGATCCGTTCTTATTCGCAAAGCCTGCTGAAGCTGAATGTGGAATCGGTTGCGGTTGATCCGGCTCGTGAAGAAAAGCCGGGGCGCGTTACCGTGGAATCAACCGTGGCGCAATCAGATGGCAATAAGTCACAGGTCATTTATCGTTTGTACCTCAACAAGAAAACCCAGAAGTGGATGCTTTATGATGTCACCGTTGAAGGTATCAGTATGCTGTTAAGCTATCGCAAGGCTTATGATTCGGATATCGCCAAAAAAGGTCTGGATGCGGTGATTAGCGAAATGAACGAAAAAAATGCCGACTTTAACGGTCAAGCATAA
- a CDS encoding STAS domain-containing protein: MAKQNTEGWHEHKACLRLPAIITIDAMAELLKTQSWQKIKVKQLDFSQVEKVDSAILALVLFWYQQLGEVIELLAVPDDLQVLIDLYDLHDICTISSKS; the protein is encoded by the coding sequence ATGGCTAAACAGAATACAGAAGGTTGGCATGAGCACAAAGCGTGCTTACGGTTGCCTGCAATTATCACTATTGATGCGATGGCGGAGCTGTTAAAAACTCAGTCATGGCAGAAGATAAAAGTTAAGCAGCTTGATTTCAGTCAGGTTGAAAAAGTCGACAGCGCTATCCTAGCGCTGGTTTTATTTTGGTATCAGCAGCTGGGTGAAGTCATCGAGTTGCTTGCTGTACCGGATGATTTGCAAGTGTTGATCGATCTATACGATTTGCATGATATCTGCACTATTTCATCTAAATCATAA
- a CDS encoding ABC transporter ATP-binding protein yields MSTAVKFDQVVKHYGDLQALKGISFDVEEGAFFGLLGPNGAGKSTLINAMSGLVVPTSGSIQVMGQDVIKDYRQTRRALGLVPQELIADPFFNIRELLELQSGYFGKKGPQQQKWIDELLERLALADKAKSNTSQLSGGMKRRVLIAMALVHQPQVLVLDEPTAGVDVDLRRTLWDFTKELHQKGHTIILTTHYLEEAEALCDKVAIMRQGEVRALDNTRNLLSKHPYRYLRVNVSNPHIDLIEPLAERLVEKESNGLVFQIAKDASMSEALAWMQQAGLEVTDVSSRDATLEEVFIDLTSSADGGADNA; encoded by the coding sequence ATGTCTACAGCGGTCAAGTTTGATCAAGTCGTCAAACACTACGGTGATTTGCAGGCGCTTAAGGGGATTTCTTTTGATGTCGAAGAGGGGGCGTTTTTTGGCTTGCTAGGCCCAAATGGCGCCGGTAAATCGACCTTAATCAATGCCATGTCCGGCTTGGTCGTGCCAACCTCCGGTTCGATTCAGGTGATGGGTCAAGATGTCATCAAGGATTACCGTCAGACCCGACGTGCTTTGGGATTGGTACCGCAGGAATTGATTGCCGATCCGTTTTTCAATATCAGGGAACTGCTTGAATTGCAGTCCGGCTATTTTGGTAAAAAAGGCCCGCAGCAACAAAAGTGGATCGATGAGTTGTTGGAGCGTTTGGCATTGGCCGATAAGGCAAAATCCAATACCAGTCAGTTATCCGGTGGCATGAAACGTCGCGTATTAATCGCTATGGCATTGGTGCATCAGCCTCAGGTGTTGGTGCTGGATGAGCCGACAGCCGGGGTTGATGTCGACTTGCGCCGTACTTTGTGGGACTTTACCAAAGAACTGCATCAAAAAGGCCATACCATTATTTTGACCACTCACTATCTGGAAGAAGCCGAGGCTTTGTGCGACAAGGTAGCGATTATGCGCCAAGGTGAAGTGCGTGCTCTGGACAATACCCGTAATCTATTATCGAAACACCCTTATCGTTATCTGCGTGTCAATGTGAGTAATCCGCATATCGATTTAATCGAGCCTTTAGCCGAACGTTTGGTGGAAAAAGAATCGAATGGTCTGGTTTTCCAGATCGCCAAAGACGCCTCCATGAGTGAAGCCTTGGCTTGGATGCAGCAGGCGGGGCTGGAAGTGACCGATGTCAGCAGTCGTGATGCCACCTTGGAAGAGGTGTTTATTGATTTAACCAGTTCTGCAGATGGAGGTGCCGACAATGCTTGA